The Flavobacterium sp. N2270 genome contains the following window.
AATGGAAACTATTTAAATATGGAACAAAATTGCACTTAAATTAATTTAAATTAAACTAAATATACGTTTTTGATTATAATTTAAAACTTTAATTCGATTATTTAAATAAATTTAAAACCAAGTAAATGCTTTTCAAACACATTTAATTACAAATCATAAAAAAACCACTCAATGGAGTGGTTTTTTTATGATTATTCAATTGATAAGATTTTATATTTCATTCCGTTAAATTCAAATTTATCGTTTACTTCTTTTCCAAGCATTATTTTACCTAAAGGAGAATTTGGTGACAGAGCTACAACATCTTTATTATCAATTGTGATTTTTGGCAATGCTGTACTCATAAAAAAAAGAAAAATGTTGGTTTGAATTAAACTTCCAATTCCTACTTTTTTATTGATTTTAACAATGTCAATACTTTCTAAAACTTGTTTTTGTTCTAAAACTTCTTTTAACTTATAATTGAGTTTTTCTTGCTCAATATGCATCATTGACAAAGCGGTTTCGTGCTTATCGCCAGCAGAACCTTTTGCATCGTTTTGAGCATCTTCAGCTAAGTCTGAAATCATTTCACGATAATTTTGAATTCTATCGTTTATATGTTCTAGGTAATGATTGTAGATTTGTTGTTTGATTGTCATTTGGTTTTTTTTTGAACCACGAAGAGCACAAAGCGCACAATTTTTTAGTGAACTTTATGCCTTCTTCATAACCCTGTGGTTAGTATTTAAAAATCAAACTTATAATTAGCGCCTAACATAATTTGTATTCCTTGAACTGGGAAATTTGCCCAACGGTTGTATTGTTGGTTTGCCAAATTGTTTCCTCTTAAGAAAGCCGTTAAACGCGCATTGTATTTATAACCTATATGTGCATTTAAATCGAAATAACTGTCCAATGTAACTTCTTGCTGTGTATATGTTCCTGGATTAATTAACAAATCGTCTTGAACTGTAACCACATCTTTTCTTTCTCCAACGAAGAACACATTTGTACCTGCATACCATTTTTCTGTCAGGTTGAAATCTAAAGTTGTTCCAACTTTTAATTGCGGTAAATTCCACGCTTCTGCTTGAACATCAGAAGTGAAATTATTATACGTTCCGTTAATTCCGAAAGTAACATTTTTAGAAAAATCGGCTTTCAATTCTCCAAAGAAACTGATTGTTTTTACATTATCATACACAACATTAAATGAGTTTCCGTATGCATAACCTTCGGTATTTGTATTTCCTAAAACGTATTCATTACTTACAAATAATGCTTTGTTATCTTCGTTTTTAAGACTTCCTCTAATATTAAAAGCAACAGAACTAGCCAACTTTCCTTTCATACCTACATAAATATCATATTTATTATCTGTTGGAGCAATGAATAAAGTTGGAGAAACAAATGCATTTTGATCTACAAAATCAGCATACGAATTTTGAGTCAATCCACCTTCTGCACCCGCATAACCAACTAAAATATCGCCAACAATTCGATACGATGCTTTTACGTTTGGATATACAAACAACTTACTATCACTTGCACCGTCATTTTTTGCAGTTGTATAGAAAACTCCAGCGCCAATTTGCACTGACAAATCATCTTTTTGATATAAAATACTTGGTTTAATTCCGAAAAGAACGTTGCTATAATCGATTGTACTTGTATTTAAATAATTTTTTTTAAAATTTCCACCAACGTAATCTACAATAACATCAGCTTTGATTTTTTGGTCGAATGCCTCCACATCGAAAGAAGGTTTTACAAAAAAGCGGTTTTCACCAGAACCTTGTCCGTCAGAGAAACGCTTAAATTGCATTGAAGCATCTTTGAAAAAACTTTTCTTAAATTCCACTTTTCCGCCAAGAACAATTGTGTTATACGATTGAGAAGAGTCAATTCCGTCAATTGTAGCTTGATCATAAAATATATTTTCGATAGGCAAACCGTACCAATTATAGATTTGATTTTTAACACCTAAATCGATGTTCCAATTCATATCTCTTTCTCTAACACCATAAGTAACATCTAAACTAGTGTTATAATATTTATCGTCTAAAACAACATCTTTAATTCCGCCTTGAGAAGATAAGTGACGAAGCATTCCGCCAATATAGCTAGTTCTGCTCAAATTTTCGGTAATGAATAATTCTGCATTTATGGTTGGATAATTTCCAAAACCTAAAGTTGCGTAATTATTGTATAGTTTTACTTTTTCAGCTTTATCAACATCAGCTGCTTTTCCTTTTGCAGGCGTAAACGTAGATGCCACTGGAAATGAGAAAATATTATATTCAATTACTTCTTTTTGTGTATTGTCTTCATCTTCAATAACAGGTGTTTCTTTTACCTTAAAAGCATCTGAAATTGTTGGCGTGTATGGTTTTACAATGTTTACCACTTCTGAACCAATATTTTCATCTTTTACTTGTCCAAAAGTAAACTGTGTTGCAAATGCAAAAACTCCTATGATTATATATTTTGTATTCTTCATATTTAATTTTATTGGTGAGATTCTTCGACAAGCTCAGAATGACAACTTAATAAATAATTTATTTTGTGATAGATGAATTGGTTTTAGCTTCTTCTGTTTTGATTTTCTCTAATTCAGCTTTTGCTTCTTCAACAACATCTGGAAAATCGGTAAAGTTTTTAATTACACTTTCTAAAATGTAAGTGGCTTGAAAACTGTCTTTTAATCCGTAGAAGTTTTTAGCCATAACTACTAAGCCTTTTGCTCCATAATATTTATAACCAGAATAATCTTTGGCAATTTTTTGAACTACAACATTTGAAGTTTCAAACTGACCTTCTTTATTTTTAAAATAAGCGTCGTAAAATAATGCTTCGGCAGCTAATTCACCTTTCGCAATTT
Protein-coding sequences here:
- a CDS encoding GreA/GreB family elongation factor; this translates as MTIKQQIYNHYLEHINDRIQNYREMISDLAEDAQNDAKGSAGDKHETALSMMHIEQEKLNYKLKEVLEQKQVLESIDIVKINKKVGIGSLIQTNIFLFFMSTALPKITIDNKDVVALSPNSPLGKIMLGKEVNDKFEFNGMKYKILSIE
- a CDS encoding TonB-dependent receptor, coding for MKNTKYIIIGVFAFATQFTFGQVKDENIGSEVVNIVKPYTPTISDAFKVKETPVIEDEDNTQKEVIEYNIFSFPVASTFTPAKGKAADVDKAEKVKLYNNYATLGFGNYPTINAELFITENLSRTSYIGGMLRHLSSQGGIKDVVLDDKYYNTSLDVTYGVRERDMNWNIDLGVKNQIYNWYGLPIENIFYDQATIDGIDSSQSYNTIVLGGKVEFKKSFFKDASMQFKRFSDGQGSGENRFFVKPSFDVEAFDQKIKADVIVDYVGGNFKKNYLNTSTIDYSNVLFGIKPSILYQKDDLSVQIGAGVFYTTAKNDGASDSKLFVYPNVKASYRIVGDILVGYAGAEGGLTQNSYADFVDQNAFVSPTLFIAPTDNKYDIYVGMKGKLASSVAFNIRGSLKNEDNKALFVSNEYVLGNTNTEGYAYGNSFNVVYDNVKTISFFGELKADFSKNVTFGINGTYNNFTSDVQAEAWNLPQLKVGTTLDFNLTEKWYAGTNVFFVGERKDVVTVQDDLLINPGTYTQQEVTLDSYFDLNAHIGYKYNARLTAFLRGNNLANQQYNRWANFPVQGIQIMLGANYKFDF